Proteins encoded by one window of Prevotella nigrescens:
- the trkA gene encoding Trk system potassium transporter TrkA, whose protein sequence is MKIIIAGAYAIGTYLAQFLSRNKYDIILIDEQEENLNKIGQNYDLLTLQGKPTSIKVLQEAGVKHADLFIAVDPKETINITACTMAHNLGAKKTVAKIDNPEYMEPKNQELFKQLGIDSLIYPELLAAKDIINGLKMSWVRQRWDVQDGALVMLGIKLRKTCEILDQPLRDISGPDDPYHVVAIKRKNETIIPGGNETLQQEDLAYFMTTKEYIPYIRKLTGKEHYVDVKNVMIMGGGRTAVRSVKIMPEYMDVKVIERSIDRCEYLNEMFDESQLVINGDGRDTDLLVEEGIRHTQAFVALTPNAETNILACLAAKSLGVKKTIAAVENFDYVDMAANLDIGTIINKKAIAASYIYQMLLDANVDNVRFLMSVDADVAEFIPVQGSKITQKPIKDMNLPSGMTIGGLVRHGEGMLVSGNTQIEAGDIVVVFCYNTNMKKVEQLFN, encoded by the coding sequence ATGAAGATAATTATAGCAGGAGCATACGCCATTGGAACTTATCTGGCACAGTTTCTTTCTCGCAACAAGTACGACATCATACTTATTGACGAGCAAGAAGAGAACTTGAACAAGATTGGTCAGAACTACGACCTTCTTACGTTGCAAGGGAAGCCGACAAGCATAAAAGTGCTGCAGGAAGCAGGTGTAAAGCATGCTGACCTCTTTATTGCGGTAGACCCCAAAGAGACCATCAACATAACAGCCTGCACCATGGCACACAATCTCGGAGCAAAAAAGACTGTGGCTAAGATTGACAACCCCGAATACATGGAGCCTAAGAACCAAGAGCTTTTCAAGCAGTTGGGCATCGACAGCCTCATCTACCCCGAACTCTTGGCGGCAAAAGACATTATAAACGGACTGAAGATGTCGTGGGTCCGCCAGCGATGGGACGTCCAAGACGGGGCGTTGGTCATGCTGGGCATAAAGCTCCGCAAGACTTGCGAGATATTAGACCAGCCACTCAGGGACATAAGCGGGCCGGACGACCCTTACCATGTTGTGGCCATCAAGCGCAAGAACGAAACCATCATTCCCGGTGGTAACGAGACACTGCAGCAGGAAGACCTCGCCTACTTCATGACGACCAAGGAATACATACCCTACATACGCAAGCTCACCGGCAAGGAGCACTATGTAGACGTGAAGAACGTAATGATTATGGGCGGTGGGCGCACGGCTGTCCGTTCGGTAAAGATAATGCCCGAATACATGGACGTGAAGGTTATAGAAAGAAGCATCGACCGTTGCGAATACCTGAACGAAATGTTCGACGAGTCGCAGCTTGTCATCAATGGCGACGGGCGCGACACCGACCTGCTCGTAGAAGAGGGTATCCGCCACACGCAAGCCTTCGTTGCACTTACGCCGAATGCCGAGACGAACATACTTGCATGCCTGGCTGCAAAGAGCCTGGGTGTCAAGAAGACCATTGCGGCGGTAGAGAACTTCGACTATGTAGACATGGCAGCCAACCTGGACATCGGCACCATCATCAACAAGAAGGCGATTGCCGCAAGTTATATCTACCAGATGCTGCTCGACGCCAATGTAGACAACGTGCGCTTCCTTATGTCCGTCGATGCCGACGTTGCCGAATTCATTCCCGTGCAAGGCTCGAAGATAACGCAGAAGCCCATCAAGGACATGAACCTGCCAAGCGGAATGACCATCGGCGGACTGGTACGGCACGGCGAGGGCATGCTCGTTTCGGGCAATACGCAGATTGAAGCGGGCGACATAGTAGTCGTGTTCTGCTACAACACCAACATGAAGAAGGTGGAACAACTGTTCAACTAA
- a CDS encoding TrkH family potassium uptake protein, with amino-acid sequence MLNLKTISKILGALLGIEALLMSLCLTVSLLYQGNDVTAFIWAILITIAAGTCFRLMGRHADNTIGRRDAYFVVAVAWVIFSLFGTLPFLISGYIPDFTNAFFETMSGFTTTGATIVDYPERFPKGLLFWRSLTQWIGGLGIVFFTIAILPSLVGGSLKVFAAESTGPIKSKLHPRLSTGAKWIWMVYLVLTTACVVSYKLCGMTWFDSFNYAMTSTATGGFATESGSIATFHSPAGEYVCTIFCFLSGVNFTLLYTSVAGFRFRQLFRNSEFKFYTMMIAAFTLFIMLELIFQRNYEVEHAFRSSVFQVVSFITTTGLYSDDAAKWPHVTWVVLAACMFFGGSSGSTSGGIKSIRGVMLVKIVKNEFRQILHPNAVLPMKIDGYNVQMSKRVTLLAFIGLYLFLAVICAFTMIAAGIDSTNSMTITLSSLGNVGPTLGLEIGPTMSWNELPDFAKWISSFLMLVGRLELFSVLVLFTPSFWKEN; translated from the coding sequence ATGCTCAATCTAAAGACCATTTCAAAGATTTTAGGGGCGCTTCTGGGAATAGAGGCGCTGCTGATGTCGCTTTGCCTGACAGTGTCATTGCTGTATCAGGGCAACGATGTAACGGCGTTCATCTGGGCAATACTCATCACCATAGCCGCGGGAACGTGCTTCCGCCTCATGGGCAGGCATGCCGACAACACCATCGGGCGGAGGGACGCCTACTTCGTGGTGGCAGTAGCATGGGTCATATTCTCGCTCTTCGGCACCCTGCCTTTCCTTATCAGCGGCTATATCCCGGACTTCACCAATGCCTTTTTCGAGACGATGTCGGGCTTTACCACCACCGGTGCCACCATCGTGGACTATCCCGAACGTTTTCCAAAGGGGCTGCTCTTCTGGCGCTCGCTGACACAGTGGATAGGTGGCTTGGGCATAGTCTTCTTTACCATTGCCATTCTGCCTTCGCTCGTCGGCGGTTCGCTCAAGGTGTTTGCAGCAGAGTCTACCGGGCCGATCAAGAGCAAGCTGCACCCCCGCCTCAGCACGGGAGCCAAGTGGATATGGATGGTCTATCTCGTCCTCACGACTGCATGTGTGGTAAGCTATAAGCTGTGCGGCATGACCTGGTTCGACTCTTTCAACTATGCCATGACCAGTACGGCTACGGGCGGCTTTGCAACGGAGAGCGGCTCAATCGCAACTTTCCATTCTCCTGCGGGCGAGTATGTGTGCACCATCTTCTGCTTCCTTTCGGGCGTGAACTTCACCTTGCTCTACACCTCTGTGGCAGGCTTCAGGTTCAGGCAACTGTTCAGGAACAGCGAGTTCAAGTTCTACACGATGATGATTGCGGCCTTCACCCTCTTCATCATGCTGGAACTTATTTTCCAGCGCAACTACGAGGTGGAGCACGCCTTCCGCAGCTCCGTCTTCCAGGTTGTTTCTTTCATCACGACGACGGGGCTTTACAGCGACGATGCTGCCAAGTGGCCTCACGTTACGTGGGTGGTGCTGGCAGCCTGCATGTTCTTCGGCGGCTCGTCGGGTTCAACCAGCGGGGGCATCAAGAGCATACGTGGCGTAATGCTGGTGAAGATTGTCAAGAACGAGTTTCGCCAGATACTCCACCCCAATGCCGTCCTGCCGATGAAGATAGACGGCTACAACGTGCAGATGTCCAAGCGTGTAACGCTGCTGGCTTTCATAGGGCTGTACTTGTTCCTTGCCGTTATCTGCGCCTTCACGATGATTGCCGCGGGCATCGATTCCACCAACTCGATGACGATAACGCTAAGCAGCCTTGGCAACGTCGGGCCGACACTGGGCTTGGAGATTGGTCCGACAATGTCGTGGAACGAACTGCCCGACTTTGCCAAATGGATCAGCTCGTTCCTCATGCTTGTCGGGCGTCTCGAACTCTTCTCCGTCCTGGTGCTTTTCACCCCTTCTTTCTGGAAAGAGAATTAG
- a CDS encoding DUF4435 domain-containing protein translates to MGKQLKDNLSSDYFEAANRLQGRRARKRIVAYVEAYDDIFFWRTALSEFENAHRYFEVMLPSRHTLTKGKRSVLMNLISGNAGESMIACVDADYDYLLQGSTSMSRTINHNPYVFHTYAYAIENLQCCAESLHNVCVAVTLNDKPIFDFREYLRLYSEAIFPLFVWSVWFYRKGIYGKFTITDFNHAIEMGNFTFHTAYANIEKLRRKVARKTGQFQREYPDAKDTYLALKKDIRRLGVTAQTTYLYIQGHHLFDNVVVPALKRVCDKLIRDHEREIYRNARHIVQQRNELSNYNHSIEEIVPMLRRNVGYANSEPYLRLKADLKGFLDGNGED, encoded by the coding sequence ATGGGAAAACAGCTTAAGGACAATCTGTCGTCCGACTACTTTGAGGCAGCCAACCGCCTGCAGGGACGCAGGGCGAGAAAGAGGATCGTGGCGTATGTGGAGGCTTACGACGACATATTCTTCTGGCGCACGGCACTGAGCGAGTTCGAGAACGCACACCGTTACTTCGAAGTGATGCTGCCGTCGCGCCACACGCTGACGAAGGGGAAGCGCTCGGTGCTGATGAACCTGATATCGGGCAATGCCGGCGAGAGCATGATTGCCTGCGTGGACGCCGACTACGACTACCTCCTTCAGGGTTCCACGTCGATGTCGCGCACCATAAACCACAATCCCTACGTGTTCCACACCTATGCCTATGCCATAGAGAACCTGCAGTGCTGTGCCGAGAGCCTGCACAACGTGTGTGTCGCCGTAACGCTGAACGACAAGCCGATATTCGACTTCAGGGAGTACCTGCGCCTCTACAGCGAGGCCATCTTCCCTTTGTTCGTGTGGAGCGTATGGTTCTACAGGAAAGGAATTTACGGAAAGTTCACCATCACCGATTTCAACCATGCCATAGAAATGGGCAACTTCACTTTCCATACGGCTTATGCGAACATAGAGAAGCTGCGCCGCAAGGTGGCAAGGAAGACAGGGCAGTTCCAGCGCGAATACCCCGACGCCAAGGACACCTACCTGGCTCTGAAAAAGGACATAAGGCGACTGGGGGTAACGGCGCAAACCACCTATTTGTACATACAGGGGCACCACTTGTTCGACAACGTGGTGGTGCCCGCCCTGAAAAGAGTGTGCGACAAGCTTATACGCGACCATGAGCGGGAGATTTATCGCAATGCGCGACACATTGTGCAACAAAGAAACGAACTTTCAAACTACAATCACAGCATAGAAGAAATTGTACCCATGCTGCGGCGCAACGTGGGCTATGCCAACAGTGAACCTTATTTGCGTCTGAAAGCCGACCTGAAAGGCTTCTTGGACGGGAATGGCGAGGACTGA
- a CDS encoding AAA family ATPase: MQKYADYIKEIEIDSLWAGQKHIRWELDKHVNILSGINGVGKSTILNKVIKGLSQGGEFPSHMLKGVHIKVSPDDANWIRYDIIRSFDRPLLNVESISKVDLKLATELDWQLFQLQRKYLDYQVNVGNRIIETLQSGEPDAATKAQEYSAPKRLFQDIIDELFAETGKRIVRSENEIRFSQIGETLFPYQLSSGEKQMLAILLTVLVQDGKPYALFMDEPEVSLHIEWQKRLIGLILSLNPNVQIILTTHSPAVVMDGWLDKVTEVDEITVG; the protein is encoded by the coding sequence ATGCAGAAATATGCCGATTATATTAAAGAGATTGAGATTGACTCGCTGTGGGCGGGGCAGAAGCACATACGCTGGGAGCTCGACAAGCACGTAAATATATTGAGTGGCATCAACGGCGTGGGCAAGAGCACGATATTGAACAAGGTGATAAAAGGACTCTCGCAGGGTGGCGAATTTCCGAGCCACATGCTGAAAGGCGTGCACATAAAGGTTTCGCCAGACGATGCAAACTGGATCAGGTACGATATTATACGTTCGTTCGACCGCCCGCTTCTGAATGTGGAGAGTATAAGCAAGGTGGACTTGAAACTTGCGACCGAACTTGACTGGCAATTGTTCCAGCTGCAACGAAAGTATCTCGACTATCAGGTAAACGTTGGCAACCGTATAATTGAAACGCTGCAAAGCGGGGAGCCCGACGCTGCAACCAAGGCGCAGGAATATTCGGCACCGAAGCGATTGTTCCAGGACATAATAGACGAACTGTTTGCCGAGACGGGCAAGAGGATTGTGCGTTCGGAGAACGAGATACGCTTTTCGCAGATTGGAGAAACCTTGTTCCCCTACCAGCTGTCGAGCGGGGAAAAGCAGATGCTGGCCATATTGCTCACCGTCCTGGTGCAGGACGGGAAGCCATACGCCTTGTTCATGGACGAACCCGAGGTGAGCCTGCACATTGAATGGCAGAAGAGGCTGATTGGATTGATATTGAGCCTGAACCCGAATGTGCAGATAATACTTACCACGCACAGTCCGGCGGTCGTCATGGACGGATGGCTGGACAAGGTTACCGAGGTTGACGAGATTACCGTAGGATAA
- the rbfA gene encoding 30S ribosome-binding factor RbfA, whose protein sequence is MQETRQNRIARLLQKELASIFQSQTRATHGILISVTQTKISPDLSICTAYLSIFPSDKAEELLKNINKNEKTIRYDLGQRVRSQLRIIPELRFFLDDSLDYIEHIDELLKK, encoded by the coding sequence ATGCAAGAAACAAGACAAAACCGCATTGCACGCCTTCTACAGAAAGAGCTTGCGAGCATATTCCAAAGTCAGACACGTGCAACGCACGGCATATTGATAAGCGTTACACAAACAAAGATTAGTCCGGACTTGAGCATATGCACGGCCTATCTGAGCATATTCCCATCTGACAAGGCTGAAGAACTTTTAAAGAACATAAACAAGAACGAGAAAACCATACGCTATGACTTGGGGCAACGCGTGCGCAGCCAATTGCGTATTATTCCTGAACTACGTTTCTTCTTGGACGACTCGTTAGACTATATTGAACATATCGACGAACTGCTGAAAAAGTAA
- a CDS encoding FtsX-like permease family protein: MGFPFYIARRYLFSKKSTHAINVISLISVIGVAVATMALVVVLSGFNGFSDLVASFFTNFDPQLKIEAAKGKTIAADDPLLHKIKALPSIEVATECVTDQALAIYQGKQMMVMVKGVSENFDSLTNISHILMGDGTFKLNTANLDYGILGVGVAQQLNTGIEWNNYLHIYAPQRKGQYDTSNPTNAFVADSLLSPKTVFQVKQGKYDNNYIITSLPFARRLFNRQGEITSLELRLKAGEDIDKVKSEIEHIVGNKLVVKDRYEQQADTFNIMHIEKLFAYAFLTFILLVACFNIIGSLSMLMIDKKNDVQTLRSLGASDKQINRVFLFEGRMISAAGAVIGITAGLLLCWLQQTYGLVKLGNQAGNFVVNAYPISVHPWDIVGIFATVIIIGWLAVWYPVRYMSRQLTK, translated from the coding sequence ATGGGCTTTCCTTTTTACATTGCCCGGCGCTATCTTTTTTCTAAGAAAAGCACCCACGCCATCAACGTTATCAGTCTGATATCTGTCATTGGCGTGGCTGTTGCTACCATGGCGTTAGTGGTAGTGCTAAGTGGCTTCAATGGCTTTTCCGACCTTGTAGCATCGTTCTTCACTAACTTCGATCCGCAATTGAAGATAGAAGCTGCAAAGGGAAAGACCATAGCAGCAGACGACCCTCTCTTGCACAAGATAAAAGCATTGCCCAGCATAGAAGTCGCCACCGAATGCGTTACCGACCAAGCCCTGGCAATCTATCAAGGCAAACAAATGATGGTGATGGTGAAAGGGGTGTCCGAAAACTTCGACTCGCTTACCAACATCAGTCATATCTTAATGGGCGATGGAACTTTCAAGCTGAATACTGCCAATTTAGACTATGGAATTCTTGGCGTGGGTGTAGCACAGCAACTAAACACAGGCATTGAATGGAACAACTATCTGCACATATATGCACCACAACGCAAAGGACAATACGATACTTCGAATCCCACGAACGCCTTCGTGGCAGACTCCTTGCTGTCGCCAAAAACAGTCTTCCAAGTCAAACAAGGCAAATACGACAACAACTACATTATTACATCGCTACCTTTCGCACGTCGATTGTTCAACAGACAGGGTGAAATTACATCGCTTGAACTACGTCTCAAGGCTGGTGAGGATATTGATAAGGTAAAGAGTGAGATAGAACATATTGTAGGCAACAAGCTTGTTGTAAAAGACCGATATGAACAACAAGCCGACACATTCAACATTATGCATATCGAAAAACTCTTCGCCTACGCATTTCTTACCTTTATTCTCTTGGTGGCATGCTTCAACATTATTGGTTCGCTCTCTATGCTAATGATAGACAAGAAGAACGATGTACAAACGCTGCGCAGCCTCGGAGCTTCCGACAAACAGATAAATCGGGTCTTCCTGTTCGAAGGACGTATGATTTCGGCAGCAGGGGCAGTCATTGGAATTACTGCAGGACTATTGCTGTGCTGGCTACAACAAACTTACGGATTGGTAAAACTGGGCAACCAGGCAGGCAACTTTGTTGTAAATGCTTACCCTATCAGTGTCCACCCCTGGGACATTGTCGGCATCTTTGCCACAGTCATCATCATCGGCTGGCTTGCCGTCTGGTATCCAGTACGATACATGAGCAGACAGCTCACTAAATAA
- the ybeY gene encoding rRNA maturation RNase YbeY: MITYNAEGVKLPKIGKRDTTRWIKAVAATQNRKVGEIGYMFVNDEKILEVNNEYLGHDYYTDVITFDYCEGNILNGDIVISLDTVRTNAEKFGKTYEDELFRVIIHGVLHLCGINDKGPGEREIMEENENKALALR, from the coding sequence ATGATAACATACAACGCAGAGGGTGTAAAGCTCCCAAAGATAGGAAAACGCGATACCACACGCTGGATAAAAGCAGTGGCAGCAACCCAGAACCGTAAGGTGGGCGAAATCGGCTATATGTTTGTAAACGATGAAAAGATATTGGAAGTGAACAACGAATATCTTGGTCATGACTATTACACCGATGTCATTACTTTCGACTATTGCGAGGGCAACATTCTTAATGGCGACATAGTAATATCGCTCGATACCGTTCGCACCAATGCAGAAAAGTTCGGTAAGACCTACGAAGACGAACTTTTCCGCGTCATTATTCACGGTGTACTCCATCTTTGCGGCATCAACGATAAAGGTCCGGGTGAACGAGAAATAATGGAAGAAAATGAAAATAAAGCCTTGGCACTACGCTAA
- the coaD gene encoding pantetheine-phosphate adenylyltransferase, whose amino-acid sequence MANENKHTERIGLFVGSFDPFTIGHDSIVRRTLPLFDKIVIGIGVNERKQYMQTTEQRMSAIQQLYADIPQIKVKSYSDLTIDFAKREQATFFIKGVRSIKDFEYEREQAEINRFLSGIETLLIVAEPQFASISSSLVRELIHFGRDVSKFLPRKR is encoded by the coding sequence ATGGCAAACGAAAATAAACATACAGAACGGATTGGCTTGTTTGTGGGAAGTTTCGACCCTTTTACCATTGGGCACGATTCAATTGTGCGCCGAACATTGCCTTTGTTCGACAAAATAGTGATTGGCATAGGGGTAAACGAACGTAAGCAATATATGCAAACCACCGAACAGCGTATGTCCGCAATACAACAACTTTATGCAGATATACCACAGATAAAGGTAAAAAGCTATTCGGATCTTACTATAGATTTCGCAAAGCGCGAGCAAGCCACCTTCTTTATAAAGGGCGTGCGAAGCATAAAAGACTTTGAATACGAACGCGAACAGGCAGAGATAAACCGTTTTTTGAGTGGAATTGAAACACTTCTGATAGTAGCTGAACCACAATTTGCAAGCATCAGCTCAAGTCTTGTGCGCGAACTTATACACTTTGGCAGGGACGTCAGCAAATTTCTGCCACGGAAACGATAA